Proteins encoded in a region of the Manis javanica isolate MJ-LG chromosome 15, MJ_LKY, whole genome shotgun sequence genome:
- the TNFRSF1A gene encoding tumor necrosis factor receptor superfamily member 1A isoform X1 — protein sequence MGLSTVPGLLPPLVLLALLVEIYSSGVTGLVPNRGDRERRDSLCPQGKYSHPQNNSICCTKCHKGTYLYNDCPGLGLDTDCRECENGTFTASENYLRQCLSCSKCRKEMKQVEISSCTVDRDTVCGCRKNQYRNYRSESLFQCLNCSLCLNGTVHISCQEKQNTVCTCHAGFFLRENECVSCVNCKKNTECMKLCLPPTDTVKVPQDSGTTVLLPLVIFFGLCLLSFVFIGLMCRYPRWKPKLHSIICGKSTPIKEGEPESLASAPSFSPTTGFSPIPSSSFTPSPAFNPSGWPNFSDVSAPRELAPPYQGAGPILPTAPASTPIHAPLQKWEGAHTQRPEADPADPATLYAVVDGVPPSRWKEFMRRLGLSEHEIERLELQNGRCLREAHYSMLAAWRRRTPRREATLQLLGRVLRDMDLLGCLEDIEEALCGPSSLEPTPHLSR from the exons GTGCTCCTGGCTCTGTTGGTGGAAATATATTCCTCAGGGGTTACTGGACTTGTCCCTAACCGAGGGGACCGGGAAAGAAGAGATAGTCTGTGTCCCCAGGGAAAATATAGCCACCCGCAAAATAACTCCATTTGCTGTACCAAGTGCCACAAAG GGACCTACCTGTACAATGACTGTCCCGGTCTGGGGCTGGACACGGACTGCAGGGAGTGTGAAAATGGCACCTTTACTGCTTCAGAGAACTACCTTCGGCAGTGCCTCAGCTGCTCCAAATGCCGGAAAG AAATGAAGCAGGTGGAGATTTCCTCTTGCACAGTAGACCGGGACACCGTGTGCGGCTGCAGGAAGAACCAGTACCGGAATTACCGGAGTGAGAGTCTTTTCCAGTGCCTGAACTGCAGCCTCTGCCTCAATGGCACTGTGCACATCTCCT GCCAGGAGAAACAGAACACCGTTTGCACTTGCCATGCAGGCTTCTTTCTGAGGGAGAATGAGTGTGTCTCCTGTGTCAA CTGCAAGAAAAACACAGAGTGCATGAAGTTGTGCCTACCGCCAACTGATACTGTGAAGGTCCCTCAGGACTCAG GCACCACAGTGCTATTGCCCCTGGTCATCTTCTTTGGTCTTTGCCTTTTATCCTTCGTCTTCATTGGTTTAATGTGCCGCTACCCACGGTGGAAGCCCAAGCTCCACTCTATTA tttgTGGGAAATCAACACCTATAAAAGAG GGGGAGCCGGAGTCCCTGGCCTCAGCCCCAAGCTTCAGCCCCACCACCGGCTTCAGCCCCATCCCCAGCTCCAGTTTCACCCCGAGTCCCGCCTTCAACCCTAGTGGCTGGCCTAACTTCAGCGATGTATCGGCCCCCAGGGAGCTGGCACCACCCTACCAGGGGGCTGGCCCCATCCTCCCCACGGCTCCAGCCTCCACCCCCATCCACGCCCCCCTTCAGAAGTGGGAGGGTGCCCACACGCAGCGCCCAGAAG CAGACCCAGCCGACCCCGCAACGCTGTATGCAGTGGTGGACGGCGTGCCCCCGTCGCGCTGGAAGGAGTTCATGCGGCGGCTGGGGCTGAGCGAGCATGAGATCGAGCGGCTGGAGCTGCAGAACGGGCGCTGCCTGCGCGAGGCGCACTACAGCATGCTGGCGGCCTGGCGGCGGCGCACGCCACGGCGCGAGGCCACGCTGCAGCTACTGGGCCGCGTGCTCCGCGACATGGACCTGCTCGGCTGCCTGGAGGACATCGAGGAGGCGCTCTGCGGCCCCAGCTCCCTGGAGCCCACCCCCCACCTTTCCCGATGA
- the TNFRSF1A gene encoding tumor necrosis factor receptor superfamily member 1A isoform X3 has product MGLSTVPGLLPPLVLLALLVEIYSSGVTGLVPNRGDRERRDSLCPQGKYSHPQNNSICCTKCHKGTYLYNDCPGLGLDTDCRECENGTFTASENYLRQCLSCSKCRKEMKQVEISSCTVDRDTVCGCRKNQYRNYRSESLFQCLNCSLCLNGTVHISCQEKQNTVCTCHAGFFLRENECVSCVNCKKNTECMKLCLPPTDTVKVPQDSVCGKSTPIKEGEPESLASAPSFSPTTGFSPIPSSSFTPSPAFNPSGWPNFSDVSAPRELAPPYQGAGPILPTAPASTPIHAPLQKWEGAHTQRPEADPADPATLYAVVDGVPPSRWKEFMRRLGLSEHEIERLELQNGRCLREAHYSMLAAWRRRTPRREATLQLLGRVLRDMDLLGCLEDIEEALCGPSSLEPTPHLSR; this is encoded by the exons GTGCTCCTGGCTCTGTTGGTGGAAATATATTCCTCAGGGGTTACTGGACTTGTCCCTAACCGAGGGGACCGGGAAAGAAGAGATAGTCTGTGTCCCCAGGGAAAATATAGCCACCCGCAAAATAACTCCATTTGCTGTACCAAGTGCCACAAAG GGACCTACCTGTACAATGACTGTCCCGGTCTGGGGCTGGACACGGACTGCAGGGAGTGTGAAAATGGCACCTTTACTGCTTCAGAGAACTACCTTCGGCAGTGCCTCAGCTGCTCCAAATGCCGGAAAG AAATGAAGCAGGTGGAGATTTCCTCTTGCACAGTAGACCGGGACACCGTGTGCGGCTGCAGGAAGAACCAGTACCGGAATTACCGGAGTGAGAGTCTTTTCCAGTGCCTGAACTGCAGCCTCTGCCTCAATGGCACTGTGCACATCTCCT GCCAGGAGAAACAGAACACCGTTTGCACTTGCCATGCAGGCTTCTTTCTGAGGGAGAATGAGTGTGTCTCCTGTGTCAA CTGCAAGAAAAACACAGAGTGCATGAAGTTGTGCCTACCGCCAACTGATACTGTGAAGGTCCCTCAGGACTCAG tttgTGGGAAATCAACACCTATAAAAGAG GGGGAGCCGGAGTCCCTGGCCTCAGCCCCAAGCTTCAGCCCCACCACCGGCTTCAGCCCCATCCCCAGCTCCAGTTTCACCCCGAGTCCCGCCTTCAACCCTAGTGGCTGGCCTAACTTCAGCGATGTATCGGCCCCCAGGGAGCTGGCACCACCCTACCAGGGGGCTGGCCCCATCCTCCCCACGGCTCCAGCCTCCACCCCCATCCACGCCCCCCTTCAGAAGTGGGAGGGTGCCCACACGCAGCGCCCAGAAG CAGACCCAGCCGACCCCGCAACGCTGTATGCAGTGGTGGACGGCGTGCCCCCGTCGCGCTGGAAGGAGTTCATGCGGCGGCTGGGGCTGAGCGAGCATGAGATCGAGCGGCTGGAGCTGCAGAACGGGCGCTGCCTGCGCGAGGCGCACTACAGCATGCTGGCGGCCTGGCGGCGGCGCACGCCACGGCGCGAGGCCACGCTGCAGCTACTGGGCCGCGTGCTCCGCGACATGGACCTGCTCGGCTGCCTGGAGGACATCGAGGAGGCGCTCTGCGGCCCCAGCTCCCTGGAGCCCACCCCCCACCTTTCCCGATGA
- the TNFRSF1A gene encoding tumor necrosis factor receptor superfamily member 1A isoform X2, with translation MGLSTVPGLLPPLVLLALLVEIYSSGVTGLVPNRGDRERRDSLCPQGKYSHPQNNSICCTKCHKGTYLYNDCPGLGLDTDCRECENGTFTASENYLRQCLSCSKCRKEMKQVEISSCTVDRDTVCGCRKNQYRNYRSQEKQNTVCTCHAGFFLRENECVSCVNCKKNTECMKLCLPPTDTVKVPQDSGTTVLLPLVIFFGLCLLSFVFIGLMCRYPRWKPKLHSIICGKSTPIKEGEPESLASAPSFSPTTGFSPIPSSSFTPSPAFNPSGWPNFSDVSAPRELAPPYQGAGPILPTAPASTPIHAPLQKWEGAHTQRPEADPADPATLYAVVDGVPPSRWKEFMRRLGLSEHEIERLELQNGRCLREAHYSMLAAWRRRTPRREATLQLLGRVLRDMDLLGCLEDIEEALCGPSSLEPTPHLSR, from the exons GTGCTCCTGGCTCTGTTGGTGGAAATATATTCCTCAGGGGTTACTGGACTTGTCCCTAACCGAGGGGACCGGGAAAGAAGAGATAGTCTGTGTCCCCAGGGAAAATATAGCCACCCGCAAAATAACTCCATTTGCTGTACCAAGTGCCACAAAG GGACCTACCTGTACAATGACTGTCCCGGTCTGGGGCTGGACACGGACTGCAGGGAGTGTGAAAATGGCACCTTTACTGCTTCAGAGAACTACCTTCGGCAGTGCCTCAGCTGCTCCAAATGCCGGAAAG AAATGAAGCAGGTGGAGATTTCCTCTTGCACAGTAGACCGGGACACCGTGTGCGGCTGCAGGAAGAACCAGTACCGGAATTACCGGA GCCAGGAGAAACAGAACACCGTTTGCACTTGCCATGCAGGCTTCTTTCTGAGGGAGAATGAGTGTGTCTCCTGTGTCAA CTGCAAGAAAAACACAGAGTGCATGAAGTTGTGCCTACCGCCAACTGATACTGTGAAGGTCCCTCAGGACTCAG GCACCACAGTGCTATTGCCCCTGGTCATCTTCTTTGGTCTTTGCCTTTTATCCTTCGTCTTCATTGGTTTAATGTGCCGCTACCCACGGTGGAAGCCCAAGCTCCACTCTATTA tttgTGGGAAATCAACACCTATAAAAGAG GGGGAGCCGGAGTCCCTGGCCTCAGCCCCAAGCTTCAGCCCCACCACCGGCTTCAGCCCCATCCCCAGCTCCAGTTTCACCCCGAGTCCCGCCTTCAACCCTAGTGGCTGGCCTAACTTCAGCGATGTATCGGCCCCCAGGGAGCTGGCACCACCCTACCAGGGGGCTGGCCCCATCCTCCCCACGGCTCCAGCCTCCACCCCCATCCACGCCCCCCTTCAGAAGTGGGAGGGTGCCCACACGCAGCGCCCAGAAG CAGACCCAGCCGACCCCGCAACGCTGTATGCAGTGGTGGACGGCGTGCCCCCGTCGCGCTGGAAGGAGTTCATGCGGCGGCTGGGGCTGAGCGAGCATGAGATCGAGCGGCTGGAGCTGCAGAACGGGCGCTGCCTGCGCGAGGCGCACTACAGCATGCTGGCGGCCTGGCGGCGGCGCACGCCACGGCGCGAGGCCACGCTGCAGCTACTGGGCCGCGTGCTCCGCGACATGGACCTGCTCGGCTGCCTGGAGGACATCGAGGAGGCGCTCTGCGGCCCCAGCTCCCTGGAGCCCACCCCCCACCTTTCCCGATGA